Proteins from a genomic interval of Medicago truncatula cultivar Jemalong A17 chromosome 3, MtrunA17r5.0-ANR, whole genome shotgun sequence:
- the LOC11436098 gene encoding BURP domain protein RD22, translating into MDYPLLPVFTILNLVLVATHAALPPELYWKSVLPTTPMPKAITDILHPGWMEDKSTNVGVGKGVSVNAGHKRKGKPATVVVGPHSPFAYNYAATETQLHDDPRAALFFLEKDLHPGTKMDLNFIRSSNVATFLPRQVASATPFSSEKLSHIFNKFSVKPESEEAHVMKNTIEECEDAAIQGEEKYCATSLESMVDFSISKLGKRVKVVSTTVVDNKSAGLKKYTLKSGLMKLTAEDKAVVCHKQNYPYAIFYCHKTESTRAYFVPLEADNGTRVKADAVVICHTDTSKWNPEHIAFQVLKIKPGTLSVCHFLPVDHIVWVPE; encoded by the exons CTTGTATTGGTTGCAACTCATGCTGCTTTACCTCCTGAACTTTACTGGAAGTCAGTGCTTCCTACCACGCCAATGCCAAAAGCCATAACTGATATCCTCCACCCTG GTTGGATGGAAGACAAAAGCACAAATGTGGGTGTAGGGAAAGGAGTTTCTGTAAATGCAGGCCATAAGAGAAAGGGGAAGCCTGCAACTGTTGTAGTTGGTCCACACTCACCTTTTGCTTACAACTATGCTGCCACTGAGACTCAATTACATGATGACCCTAGAGCAGCATTATTCTTCTTGGAAAAAGACTTGCACCCTGGAACAAAAATGGACTTAAACTTCATTAGAAGTTCAAATGTAGCCACATTCTTGCCTCGACAAGTTGCGTCTGCAACACCGTTTTCATCCGAAAAGTTGAGTCATATCTTTAATAAGTTTTCTGTCAAACCTGAGTCAGAGGAGGCTCATGTCATGAAGAATACTATTGAGGAGTGTGAAGACGCAGCCATTCAAGGCGAAGAAAAATATTGTGCAACCTCGCTTGAATCCATGGTTGATTTTAGCATTTCGAAGCTTGGGAAAAGAGTTAAGGTTGTGTCTACTACGGTGGTAGACAACAAGAGTGCAGGGTTAAAGAAATACACACTAAAATCAGGATTAATGAAGCTAACTGCAGAGGATAAGGCTGTTGTGTGTCACAAACAAAATTATCCATATGCTATATTTTATTGTCACAAAACAGAGAGCACAAGAGCTTATTTTGTTCCTTTGGAGGCCGATAACGGGACTAGAGTTAAAGCCGACGCTGTAGTGATATGCCACACAGATACATCAAAATGGAACCCCGAACACATTGCCTTTCAAGTGCTCAAAATTAAGCCAGGAACCCTTTCGGTCTGCCACTTTCTTCCTGTGGATCACATTGTTTGGGTTCCAGAGTAA
- the LOC11432502 gene encoding protein ALTERED PHOSPHATE STARVATION RESPONSE 1 produces MGCAQSRIDNEESVSRCKDRKNLMREAVAARNAFAAGHSGYAMALKNTGAALSDYAHGETHLDDIELHPPPLHSDPPPPPPLEESLPPPPPLPPNFSPASLKRSVTLPPVSLQLQHRKIGGGISGGGDIVEEVEKGKGGDGDGLVHAPHAPHAPPSPSSGSKVMPPPPLPDSKNMAWDYFFMDMDNMGRGSLNEEDEIENEEGEIEGENVDVNGGHVEDEIEPKTPEKVEVDVYNKEHGHEHEHEDDVIREATHIEHSKTAPAEFRRAIKVVPSVTLMQILSSLDDHFLKASETAQDVSKMLEATRLHYHSNFADGRGHIDHSARVMQVITWNRSFKGVSNGEGAKDDFDSEDKETHATVLDKLLAWEKKLYEEVKQGELMKFEYQRKVAILNKQKKRGASVESLGKTKAAVSHLHTRYIVDMQSMDSTVSEVDHIRDSQLYPKLVALVIGMANMWENMFMHHDSQLKIVTDLKSLDISQDHKETTKHHYDRTVQLWNVIQEWESQFEKLVTQQKHYIQALFSWLKLNLIPIESNLKEKISSPPRAQNPPIQALLYAWHDYLDKLPDELAKSAITSFAAVIKTIILQQEEEMKLKEKCEETRKEFLRKNQAFEEWYQKHLQRRGPDDPERDDVNTNNPVSEKQFVVESLKKRLEEETESHKKLCVQVREKSLQSLKTRLPELFRALSDYTQACSDAYEKLKSIAHSQGGGAA; encoded by the exons ATGGGTTGCGCTCAATCACGCATAGACAATGAAGAATCAGTATCACGTTGCAAAGACCGTAAAAACTTAATGCGTGAAGCTGTCGCCGCTCGTAACGCTTTCGCCGCCGGTCATTCCGGTTACGCCATGGCTCTCAAAAACACCGGCGCCGCTCTATCCGACTATGCTCACGGCGAAACTCATCTTGACGACATTGAGCTTCATCCACCGCCTCTTCATTCTGATCCGCCTCCTCCACCGCCTTTGGAAGAATCCCTCCCTCCTCCACCACCTCTTCCACCTAATTTCTCACCGGCTTCTCTCAAACGCTCTGTAACATTGCCGCCTGTGTCGTTGCAGTTACAGCACCGCAAGATCGGCGGTGGAATTAGTGGTGGAGGTGACATTGTTGAAGAGGTGGAGAAAGGGAAAGGCGGTGATGGTGATGGACTGGTTCACGCGCCTCACGCGCCTCACGCGCCACCTTCTCCTTCTTCTGGGAGTAAAGTGATGCCGCCACCGCCTTTGCCGGATTCGAAGAACATGGCTTGGGATTATTTCTTTATGGATATGGATAATATGGGAAGAGGTTCTTTGAATGAGGAAGATGAGATTGAGAATGAAGAAGGCgaaattgaaggtgagaatGTTGATGTTAATGGAGGACATGTggaggatgagattgaacccaAGACACCGGAGAAAGTTGAGGTTGATGTGTATAATAAGGAGCATGGACATGAACATGAACATGAGGATGATGTGATAAGAGAGGCTACACATATTGAACATTCTAAAACTGCTCCTGCTGAGTTTAGAAGAGCAATTAAGGTGGTTCCTTCTGTTACCCTTATGCAGATTCTTAGTTCTCTTGATGATCATTTTCTTAAAGCTTCTGAGACTGCTCAAGATGTTTCTAAGATGCTTGAAGCTACTAGGTTGCATTATCATTCTAATTTCGCCGATGGTCGGG GTCACATTGATCATTCTGCTAGAGTCATGCAAGTGATAACATGGAATAGGTCATTCAAGGGTGTATCCAATGGGGAGGGTGCAAAAGATGATTTTGATTCTGAAGATAAAGAAACACATGCCACTGTTTTGGACAAGTTGTTAGCATGGGAAAAGAAACTCTATGAAGAAGTCAAG CAAGGTGAGCTTATGAAGTTTgaatatcaaagaaaagttGCAATTCTGAACAAGCAGAAGAAGCGTGGTGCCAGTGTTGAATCATTAGGAAAAACTAAAGCGGCCGTAAGTCATTTACACACAAGATATATTGTTGATATGCAGTCGATGGACTCAACAGTTTCTGAAGTGGACCATATTCGCGATTCTCAGTTGTATCCAAAACTTGTTGCTCTTGTTATTGG GATGGCCAATATGTGGGAGAATATGTTCATGCATCATGACAGCCAGCTGAAAATAGTTACAGACCTCAAATCTCTTGATATTTCTCAAGATCATAAGGAAACAACCAAGCATCATTACGACCGCACCGTGCAGCTTTGGAATGTAATCCAAGAATGGGAGTCACAATTTGAGAAGCTTGTGACTCAACAGAAGCATTACATCCAAGCTCTTTTTAGCTGGCTCAAGTTAAATCTCATTCCCATCGAAAGCAACCTAAAAGAAAAAATCTCGTCTCCGCCAAGAGCCCAAAATCCACCAATCCAAGCCCTTCTTTATGCATGGCATGATTATCTCGACAAGCTTCCTGACGAGCTAGCGAAATCTGCTATTACCTCATTTGCTGCAGTGATAAAGACGATCATACTTCAGCAGGAGGAAGAGATGAAGTTAAAGGAGAAATGTGAGGAAACTAGAAAGGAATTCTTGAGGAAAAACCAAGCTTTTGAAGAATGGTACCAGAAGCATTTACAGCGAAGGGGGCCCGATGATCCAGAAAGAGATGATGTAAATACAAACAATCCGGTCTCGGAGAAGCAGTTTGTCGTGGAGAGCTTGAAGAAGAGATTAGAAGAAGAAACTGAATCTCACAAAAAATTGTGTGTTCAAGTAAGAGAGAAATCACTCCAGAGTCTCAAAACTCGCTTGCCTGAGCTCTTCCGTGCGTTATCGGATTATACTCAGGCGTGTTCTGATGCTTATGAGAAACTGAAGTCAATTGCACACTCTCAAGGTGGTGGTGCGGCGTGA
- the LOC11436097 gene encoding protein ANTI-SILENCING 1, whose protein sequence is MVEDANDKDPEFKWGKHKCFGGKKREVNFYESFTYDGVHYTLYDSVYLYKEGEREPFIGKVIKIWENANKSKKVKILWFFRPCEIFNFLQGYEPVENELFLASGEGLGLTNINPLEAIAGKCNVVCISKDNRNPPPPDKDLQNADFVCYRFFDVGQHKILDKVDDKIAGIEVKNIFNNLYSQKLGGFSKLGLDEKQVGVKVTESNEAVALSSKKNNKHLIEKLDGKCFDNVDFKPSLGEKRTSSLGLKDTSKSNGGLHSISRDKTLPQAKEKENGVNKASLVKQKSSSKLSHCSSDGLEIVGMSKIGGNVSIDKTVLKSKFDSEMGGRNVVGVSDRHINKRLGEGNTSEKDKYNFSSAKTTNNVKNRRDVDVKEVPSKKLKIDTTSVKLSSDKLADMQINKRLEERKASFKEKYGVSSRTNHVQNQRNHDDDVKEAPSKKLKIDTMHTKLSSGKLRKESSTTSPNLEHKQDYSVTDVTQRPDVDRSKWFKPMPWEERMKDAYEQGRLVLLENLDPSLTSSEVQDIILDGFKERCTAKLIQKTAYSSPNSGQAFAIFKRKEAAESVIRNLEEGCFLMSNGRPLVGSFGRLPCIPEKKPTFYGHHVIDQLRLQTQREMKDAISTSHCSQPNNIEYDMAVEWCLLQERADKSWRKLYQRQGGELSKLKAKLKSKL, encoded by the exons ATGGTAGAAGATGCAAATGACAAGGATCCTGAATTCAAATGGGGAAAACATAAATGCTTCGGTGGCAAAAAAAGGGAAGTTAATTTCTACGAATCGTTTACTTACGATGGTGTTCATTACACTCTTTACGATTCTGTTTATCTTTACAAAGAAGGTGAACGTGAACCGTTTATTGGCAAAGTAATCAAAATTTGGGAAAATGCTAATAAGAGTAAGAAAGTTAAGATTCTATGGTTTTTTCGTCCATGTgagatttttaatttcttgcaagggTACGAGCCTGttgaaaatgagttgtttttggCTTCTGGTGAAGGATTAGGGCTTACAAATATCAATCCTCTg GAAGCTATTGCTGGAAAATGCAATGTTGTTTGCATTTCAAAGGACAACAGAAATCCACCTCCACCAGACAAAGATCTTCAAAATGCCGATTTTGTATGCTATCGTTTCTTTGATGTTGGGCAGCATAAAATATTGGACAAGGTAGATGATAAGATTGCTGGAATTGAAG ttaaaaatatttttaacaatttataTAGTCAAAAGCTTGGCGGTTTTTCGAAACTTGGTTTAGATGAGAAACAAGTTGGCGTGAAAGTCACGGAAAGTAATGAAGCGGTGGCTCtttcaagtaaaaaaaacaataagcaTTTGATTGAAAAACTAGATGGCAAGTGTTTTGATAATGTTGATTTTAAGCCATCATTGGGAGAAAAACGTACCTCTAGCCTTGGTTTAAAGGACACTAGTAAATCGAATGGTGGTTTGCACTCTATTTCCCGTGACAAGACCTTGCCTCAAGCCAAAGAGAAAGAGAATGGGGTTAACAAGGCTTCTTTGGTTAAACAAAAATCATCTTCCAAACTATCACATTGCTCTAGCGATGGTTTGGAAATCGTAGGAATGTCTAAAATTGGAGGAAATGTCTCCATTGATAAGACCGTTTTGAAGTCCAAGTTTGATTCAGAAATGGGCGGACGTAATGTTGTTGGGGTCTCCGATCGACACATCAACAAGCGATTGGGGGAGGGCAACACCTCTGAGAAGGATAAGTACAATTTTTCTAGTGCAAAGACGacaaataatgttaaaaatcGAAGGGATGTCGATGTGAAGGAAGTCCCTTCAAAAAAGCTAAAGATTGACACAACGTCAGTTAAACTCTCTAGTGACAAGTTGGCCGACATGCAAATTAACAAGCGATTGGAGGAGAGAAAGGcttcttttaaagaaaaatatggcGTTTCTAGTAGGACAAATCATGTGCAAAATCAAAGGAACCATGATGATGATGTGAAGGAAGCCCCTTCGAAAAAGCTAAAGATTGACACAATGCATACTAAACTCTCTAGTGGCAAGTTGCGTAAAGAATCGTCTACAACCTCTCCAAACTTGGAGCACAAGCAAGATTACAGTGTAACGGATGTTACTCAAAGACCTGACGTT GATAGAAGCAAATGGTTTAAGCCAATG CCTTGGGAGGAAAGAATGAAAGATGCTTATGAGCAAGGGAGACTTGTGCTGCTTGAAAATTTGGATCCTTCTTTAACTTCATCAGAAGTGCAG GATATTATTTTGGATGGCTTTAAAGAACGATGTACTGCAAAGCTGATCCAGAAGACCGCATATTCTAGTCCTAATTCTG GTCAAGCTTTTGCTATATTTAAAAGAAAGGAAGCAGCAGAATCTGTCATTAGAAATTTGGAGGAGGGGTGTTTCTTGATGTCAAATGGGCG CCCACTTGTGGGAAGCTTTGGAAGACTCCCTTGCATTCCGGAGAAGAAGCCGACATTTTATGGTCATCATGTTATTGACCAACTTCGATTGCAAACACAACGTGAGATG AAAGATGCAATATCTACTTCACATTGTTCTCAGCCCAACAACATTGAATATGATATGGCTGTAGAGTGGTGTTTACTACAAGAAAGAGCGGACAAATCTTGGAGAAAATTATATCAG CGACAAGGTGGGGAGTTGAGCAAACTCAAAGCTAAGTTGAAGTCTAAACTCTAA